A genome region from Eurosta solidaginis isolate ZX-2024a chromosome 2, ASM4086904v1, whole genome shotgun sequence includes the following:
- the LOC137240940 gene encoding uncharacterized protein, with protein MVYAKLKNTYNNKTKQAINKYKSESIQMTKLQSNIRFLLKCREAKIIPKFLQNTTKLNYIFTINNHIPKYIRHILDKHIRLFHSKILNTLIKFKHDILKVKTKKLTYTKATLNQNIKEEDLKAFFESEQQLALTRASICKNTQQAKLGKLRSARNNEALENNNNRHWFVNQTKTDFPPDVEALLAKGPKFALPVAKNTFPLFKCIADGEELIQSVKNKEDQESARTKLSLLIKETVTKHKTKTADIAINDTVGRTRKFLNQNKNIVILNADKGNVTVAMEKSDYIVKMNNILSDLSTYRILRQDPTLRLQTKNNQLVDKLEKIGIITKRERSQMTTHTALPPRIYGAPKVHKDNIPLRPICSMINSPSYNLCNYLTNVLKNLTSESKFNVKSAIEFKNKINNSCICDDERLVSFDVVSLFPSVPTDLAIGTIMTKWDDIKQYTDMPKKLFMEILTFCITENRYFKYEEIIYTQLRGLPMGSPASPIVADIIMEEILKKLTNTRLLSKYVDDVFAIIREDELEKTMKTLNTYHKDIQFTMELETENRLPFLDCLVCKRGNQIKVDWYQKPTSSGRIMSYKSKHPRSMIINTAKNFIGKVLDTSDAVFHPENKRKIANILKMNDFPHGIIRRMIKVYSEIKIPKNGEKTTTKYKSMLYIPGFSDRLKGSDIYDKENIKIAHKPAYTTNIFYNNMKSKVALLDKNNIVYKITCAGNENDKCNKEYVGTTKNKLKTRISGHRSDIKCRAASNTQKTALAAHCAESGHQPDFEAVSILQTEQNYKKRFTLEMLHITNTPINKRLNYKIDTDGCSHIYRHLLESWKISSKLHGEPNGRSSKVKI; from the coding sequence ATGGtttatgcaaaattaaaaaacaccTACAACAACAAGACAAAACAAGCTATCAACAAGTATAAATCAGAATCCATCCAGATGACAAAGTTGCAGTCCAACATAaggtttttattaaaatgtagggAAGCTAAAATTATACCTAAGTTTTTACAAAACACAACAAAACTAAATTACATATTTACCATTAACAATCACATACCTAAATATATAAGACACATATTGGACAAACACATAAGATTATTTCACAGTAAAATACTAAATACTTTAATTAAATTCAAACACGATATTttaaaagtgaaaacaaaaaaacttacttATACTAAGGCCACtttaaaccaaaatataaaagaggaagatctgaaagcttttttcgaGAGTGAACAACAACTCGCACTCACACGTGCCAGCATTTGCAAAAACACGCAACAAGCAAAGCTCGGAAAATTGAGAAGCGCACGAAACAACGAAGCactcgaaaacaacaacaacagacattGGTTTGTAAACCAAACAAAAACAGATTTTCCACCTGATGTTGAGGCGCTTCTTGCAAAAGGTCCAAAGTTTGCTCTACCGGTTGCAAAAAACACTTTCCCTTTATTCAAATGTATAGCGGATGGAGAAGAGCTAATACAGAGCGTGAAAAATAAAGAGGATCAAGAGTCTGCGAGAACAAAACTATCGTTGCTGATAAAAGAAACAGTaacaaaacataaaacgaaaacaGCTGATATAGCCATTAACGATACAGTGGGGCGAACCCGAAAATTtctaaaccaaaacaaaaatatagttattttaaatgcagataagggtaacGTGACTGTTGCAATGGAAAAAAGTGACTACATAGTAAAGATGAATAATATATTATCCGATCTGTCAACATATAGAATATTACGACAAGACCCAACGTTgcgtttacaaacaaaaaacaatcaattaGTAGATAAATTAGAGAAAATAGGTATCATTACAAAAAGAGAAAGATCACAAATGACAACCCATACCGCTCTACCACCACGAATATATGGTGCGCCAAAAGTACACAAAGATAATATACCTTTAAGACCAATTTGTTCAATGATTAATTCTCCGTCCTATAATTTGTGTAATTACTTGACCAACGTTTTAAAAAATCTGACTTCCGAAtcaaaatttaatgtaaaaagtgcAATAGAGTTCAAAAATAAGATAAACAACTCCTGTATATGTGATGATGAACGTCTGGTGTCGTTTGATGTAGTGTCATTGTTTCCAAGTGTACCAACGGATTTAGCTATAGGGACTATTATGACAAAGTGGGATGACATAAAACAATACACAGATATGCCAAAAAAGCTCTTTATGGAAATATTGACCTTTTGTATCACAGagaatagatattttaagtatgAAGAAATTATTTATACGCAGTTAAGAGGGcttccaatgggatctccggcatcaccgatagtagccgacatcatcatggaagaaatattgaagaaattgacaaacacgagactacttagtaagtacgtagatgatgtgtttgcaATAATAAGGGAGGACGAACTAGAGAAAACAATGAAAACCCTAAACACATAtcataaagatatacaatttaccATGGAGCTAGAGACTGAAAACAGATTACCCTTCTTGGATTGTCTCGTATGTAAGAGaggtaaccaaataaaagtagattggtaccaaaagcccACATCATCAGGACGGATAATGAGCTACAAATCCAAACATCCGAGAAGCATGATtataaatacagccaaaaactttatTGGGAAGGTGTTGGACACGAGTGATGCAGTGTTCCAccctgaaaacaaaagaaaaattgcaaatatactaAAAATGAATGACTTCCCTCATGGAATTATACGGAGGATGATAAAAGTTTACagtgaaataaaaatacccaaaaacgGAGAAAAAACAACTACAAAGTACAAATCGATGTTATATATACCAGGCTTCTCCGACAGATTAAAAGGTTCCGACATATATGACAAGGAAAACatcaaaattgcacataaaccagcctatacgacgaatattttctacaacaacatgaaaagtaaagtagcattattagacaaaaacaacattgtatacaaaattacatgcgctggaaatgaaaacgataaatgtaacaaagagtatgtaggtacaactaagaataaattgaaaacgaggatatcaggccaccgatctgatataaaatgcagagcagctagtaacacgcaaaaaactgcacttgcggcccactgtgcagagagcggccatcaaccagatttcgaagcagtgagcatacttcaaacagagcaaaattacaaaaaacgcttcactttagaaatgctccacataacaaacacaccaataaacaagagacttaactataaaatagataccgacggctgctcacatatctacagacacttgctagaatcgtggaaaattagttcaaagctacatggcgaaccgaacggacgcagtagcaaagtaaaaatttaa